In Streptomyces sp. 840.1, one DNA window encodes the following:
- a CDS encoding helix-turn-helix transcriptional regulator: MSEARSGTTAPTVLRMILGRRLQDMRLAVGASLEDAAKALRVTPLTIRRLEKAEVALKPLYVEKLLETFGADRQEIDEFVDLAEQANEPGWWHSYRDAVPSWFTAYVSLETGAQTLRTYEPQYVTGLLQTHDYARAVLRGGLPNGSDEELTRRVELRLRRQSLLEREDAPTLWVVMEEAVLHRSVGGPDVMREQIERLLDVSELPHVSLDIVSFDAGAHVGACAPFTYFRFAEPELPDIVYSEILSASVYLDQRVDVVAHLEAHSRMALLTSSEDSRALLNRMRKEYS; the protein is encoded by the coding sequence GTGAGCGAAGCCCGTTCCGGCACCACCGCGCCGACGGTCCTGCGCATGATCCTCGGGCGTCGGCTCCAGGACATGCGGCTCGCAGTCGGTGCGTCGCTGGAGGACGCGGCGAAGGCTCTGCGCGTGACACCCCTGACGATCCGGCGGCTCGAGAAGGCCGAGGTCGCCCTGAAACCGCTGTACGTCGAGAAACTTCTGGAGACCTTCGGGGCGGACCGCCAGGAGATAGACGAGTTCGTCGACCTGGCCGAGCAGGCCAACGAGCCCGGCTGGTGGCACTCCTACCGCGACGCCGTGCCGAGCTGGTTCACCGCCTATGTCAGCCTGGAGACCGGCGCCCAGACCCTTCGCACCTATGAACCCCAGTACGTCACGGGCCTTCTGCAGACTCACGACTACGCCCGCGCCGTACTGCGCGGAGGGTTGCCGAACGGCAGCGACGAGGAGCTCACGCGCCGCGTGGAGCTGCGGCTGCGCCGCCAGAGCCTGCTGGAGCGCGAGGACGCCCCCACGTTGTGGGTGGTCATGGAGGAAGCCGTCCTGCACCGGTCGGTGGGTGGCCCCGACGTGATGCGGGAGCAGATCGAGCGGCTCCTCGACGTGTCCGAACTCCCGCATGTCAGCCTCGACATCGTCTCGTTCGACGCAGGTGCGCACGTCGGGGCGTGCGCCCCGTTCACGTACTTCCGGTTCGCGGAGCCCGAGCTGCCGGACATCGTCTACAGCGAAATCCTGTCCGCCTCCGTCTACCTGGACCAGCGGGTGGACGTCGTCGCCCATCTTGAGGCGCATTCCCGTATGGCGCTGCTGACGTCGTCCGAGGACAGCAGAGCGCTCTTGAACCGCATGCGCAAGGAGTACTCGTGA
- a CDS encoding DUF397 domain-containing protein: MTITDKCVYNGMSARDLGEQGWERPWSGPNGGQCVETKKLADGRVAVRQSTDPAGPALIYAPEEIAAFVRGVKEGMADHLAAG, from the coding sequence GTGACGATCACCGACAAGTGTGTCTACAACGGAATGTCGGCCCGCGATCTCGGGGAACAGGGCTGGGAGCGCCCCTGGAGCGGGCCGAACGGCGGCCAGTGCGTCGAAACGAAGAAGCTCGCCGACGGCCGGGTGGCCGTACGGCAGTCGACCGACCCGGCCGGGCCGGCGCTGATCTACGCACCGGAGGAGATCGCCGCGTTCGTGCGCGGGGTCAAAGAGGGCATGGCCGATCACTTGGCCGCCGGGTGA
- a CDS encoding SAM-dependent methyltransferase — translation MSTRQAGRDLDTSRPHSARMYDYFLGGKDHFEIDKEAALVAAEAHPGLFVTARENRAFMHRATRALAQEHGIRQWLDIGTGIPTEPNLHQVAQSVVPEARVVYADNDPLVLKYAERLMRSTTQGRTTYIEANVKDPDALLDAVRASEVLDFEKPIALSLNALMHFITAPNDPYDIVRRLLDALPVGSALAMNHCTPDFDPVVWNAVAEVYTSSGTPVEFRSHKDISRFFDGLDVIAPGLCCCHRWRPAGPTDGTEPADAQIGLLAGVGIKR, via the coding sequence ATGAGCACCAGGCAGGCCGGCCGGGACCTCGACACGAGCAGGCCGCACTCGGCCCGGATGTACGACTACTTCCTGGGTGGCAAGGACCACTTCGAGATAGACAAGGAGGCGGCCCTGGTCGCCGCCGAGGCCCACCCCGGCCTCTTCGTGACCGCCCGCGAGAACCGGGCGTTCATGCACCGGGCCACCCGGGCCCTGGCGCAGGAGCACGGCATCCGCCAGTGGCTCGACATCGGCACCGGCATCCCGACCGAGCCCAACCTGCACCAGGTCGCCCAGTCCGTGGTCCCCGAGGCCCGTGTCGTCTACGCGGACAACGACCCCCTCGTCCTCAAGTACGCCGAACGCCTCATGCGCAGCACGACGCAGGGACGCACGACCTACATCGAGGCCAACGTCAAGGACCCCGACGCGTTGCTGGACGCCGTGCGCGCCTCGGAGGTCCTGGACTTCGAGAAGCCGATCGCCCTCTCCCTGAACGCGCTCATGCACTTCATCACCGCGCCGAACGACCCGTACGACATCGTCCGCCGGCTCCTCGACGCACTGCCGGTCGGCAGCGCCCTCGCGATGAACCACTGCACGCCGGACTTCGACCCCGTCGTCTGGAACGCGGTCGCGGAGGTCTACACCAGCTCGGGGACTCCGGTGGAGTTCCGTTCGCACAAGGACATCAGCCGCTTCTTCGACGGCCTCGACGTGATAGCCCCCGGCCTGTGCTGCTGCCACCGCTGGCGCCCCGCCGGACCCACCGACGGCACGGAGCCCGCAGACGCCCAGATCGGCCTGCTGGCGGGCGTGGGCATAAAGCGCTGA
- a CDS encoding SMI1/KNR4 family protein, translated as MTTDNTPADERVTRAWSRIVEWLAEYTPPSYAALRPGASDTDIAALAEALGVSVPDELEALWRLSAGEDGVAGSGLMLGDWALMPLDVVITVHRMQMEMQEGHGEDEGALVLWKPSWIPFCSFSPNDTVYGLYLNGETGEVCKWTRYGEREREYESLPAYLELMAVSLEAPLATAGPEKPGMNGGALMWGPPSDEVRGEQWQHHLGQAPPRHPAKTPGAIREALPVDERAEFDARRDALDLGDPESVTAFRDHWWERAVQAQEELEDAVANALGGNVMAAPGRLLAPEYEATLPPAVRHRPPSLHDVRSALRHESIRARFDRDHMAAIPPHYPALLLRWWDLARLLADPRGERAVRAVLHGRRVSG; from the coding sequence ATGACCACCGACAACACACCAGCGGATGAGCGAGTCACCCGGGCATGGAGCCGGATCGTGGAGTGGCTGGCCGAATACACCCCGCCGTCGTACGCGGCCCTCAGGCCCGGCGCCTCCGACACCGACATCGCGGCCCTGGCAGAAGCCCTCGGCGTGAGCGTTCCGGACGAGCTGGAGGCGCTGTGGCGGCTGTCCGCCGGCGAGGACGGCGTAGCGGGTTCGGGGCTCATGCTGGGCGACTGGGCCCTGATGCCGCTGGACGTCGTGATCACGGTCCACCGAATGCAGATGGAGATGCAGGAGGGGCACGGCGAGGACGAGGGCGCCCTGGTGCTGTGGAAGCCGTCCTGGATACCGTTCTGCTCGTTTAGCCCCAACGACACCGTCTACGGCCTCTACCTCAACGGTGAGACCGGGGAAGTCTGCAAGTGGACCAGATACGGGGAGCGCGAGCGGGAGTACGAGTCGCTGCCCGCCTACCTGGAACTCATGGCGGTCAGTCTGGAAGCCCCCCTGGCGACGGCCGGCCCGGAGAAGCCCGGCATGAACGGCGGCGCCCTCATGTGGGGACCGCCTTCCGACGAGGTGCGCGGGGAGCAGTGGCAGCACCACCTGGGTCAGGCCCCGCCGCGCCATCCCGCGAAGACTCCCGGCGCGATCCGGGAAGCCCTGCCCGTCGATGAGCGTGCGGAGTTCGATGCGCGGCGCGACGCGCTCGACCTGGGCGACCCCGAGTCCGTCACCGCCTTCCGGGACCACTGGTGGGAGCGCGCCGTGCAGGCCCAGGAGGAGCTGGAGGACGCCGTGGCGAACGCGCTGGGCGGGAACGTCATGGCCGCCCCCGGCCGCCTGCTGGCGCCGGAGTACGAGGCCACGCTGCCGCCCGCTGTCCGCCACCGTCCGCCGTCCCTCCACGACGTCCGGTCCGCCCTGCGCCACGAGAGCATCCGCGCGCGTTTCGACCGGGACCATATGGCCGCGATCCCGCCGCACTATCCGGCGCTGCTGCTGCGGTGGTGGGACCTCGCCCGCCTGCTGGCCGACCCTCGCGGAGAGCGGGCCGTACGCGCTGTCCTCCATGGCCGCCGCGTCTCCGGTTGA
- a CDS encoding OmpA family protein, whose amino-acid sequence MTHTSSRQPRQIAGTAIVTAFLLSCVSVFGAPTAQADDGPSVPPGTEASETPPVAVDGNDPDLKMPEGSTLAPARVLDIIQVVEDEGGQERREDSNASVKFALQAEVLFGKDSAKLSSEANSRIAAISAEIEKQNATKVRVFGFTDDLGSSAHGDVLSKQRADAVNGVLSKQLGPDITFEIRGYGEQYPIADNSTEEGRKKNRRVEVSFPRGGSS is encoded by the coding sequence ATGACCCACACATCATCGCGTCAGCCGAGGCAGATTGCGGGAACAGCCATTGTCACTGCCTTCTTGCTGTCTTGTGTGTCGGTCTTCGGCGCGCCGACGGCCCAGGCGGATGACGGCCCGAGCGTGCCCCCGGGGACGGAAGCCTCGGAGACGCCACCGGTCGCGGTGGACGGGAACGATCCCGACCTCAAGATGCCGGAGGGCAGCACGCTGGCTCCGGCCAGAGTCCTCGACATCATTCAGGTGGTCGAGGATGAAGGGGGCCAGGAGCGTCGCGAGGATTCGAACGCGAGTGTGAAGTTCGCCCTTCAGGCGGAGGTGCTCTTCGGTAAGGACAGCGCCAAGCTGAGCTCCGAGGCCAACTCTCGTATTGCTGCCATCAGCGCCGAGATCGAGAAGCAGAATGCCACCAAGGTGCGCGTGTTCGGCTTCACGGACGACCTCGGATCCTCCGCTCACGGAGATGTTCTGTCCAAGCAGCGTGCCGACGCTGTGAACGGAGTCCTGTCGAAGCAACTCGGGCCCGACATCACCTTCGAGATCCGCGGCTACGGCGAGCAGTACCCGATCGCCGACAACAGCACGGAAGAGGGCCGGAAGAAGAACCGCCGCGTCGAGGTCTCCTTCCCGCGCGGCGGCTCCTCCTGA
- a CDS encoding pilus assembly protein TadG-related protein: MTARDRSEAGQAFPIYIVMVAGLLFLAFAFFAVGQAAAARNGAQGAADAAALAAAQQARDDLMVPFLQALREPDGLNDFLGGYQYFGAGESEAVRLASRNRSDLTDFYWRQGYWQDRVTAKVRTRYTVGSSVIPSTKNAHATASATAVVEFRCTLKSVPQAPDPGQSESRDEDDGDKGKGDADGTLGPFEFRCDGGQDVTIDLTDKDPVPELGKLIFAVHLTDN, from the coding sequence GTGACTGCGAGGGACCGCAGCGAGGCAGGGCAGGCTTTCCCCATCTACATCGTGATGGTGGCGGGCCTGCTCTTTCTCGCTTTTGCCTTCTTCGCGGTCGGTCAGGCCGCGGCCGCGCGCAATGGAGCCCAGGGTGCCGCCGACGCTGCTGCACTCGCCGCTGCTCAGCAGGCGCGCGACGACCTGATGGTGCCGTTCCTCCAGGCGCTTCGGGAACCTGACGGTCTCAATGACTTCTTGGGGGGCTATCAGTACTTCGGAGCGGGGGAGTCCGAAGCCGTTCGGCTTGCATCCAGGAATCGCTCGGACTTGACCGACTTCTACTGGCGGCAGGGGTACTGGCAGGACAGAGTCACTGCCAAGGTCAGGACTCGCTACACAGTGGGTTCTTCGGTGATCCCTTCGACCAAGAACGCTCATGCCACGGCATCGGCCACAGCGGTGGTCGAGTTCCGGTGCACCTTGAAGTCCGTTCCTCAAGCGCCTGACCCCGGGCAGAGCGAGAGCAGGGACGAGGACGACGGCGACAAGGGCAAAGGCGATGCGGACGGCACGCTCGGGCCGTTTGAGTTCCGTTGTGACGGGGGTCAGGACGTCACGATCGACCTGACCGATAAGGACCCTGTCCCTGAACTCGGCAAGTTGATCTTTGCCGTGCACCTGACCGACAACTGA
- a CDS encoding LuxR C-terminal-related transcriptional regulator, which produces MRRVTGMLWMNRMRDAAAPALTTASVALGYAERHAQPSRGPSANRPVPHSQGLSHVQLGMGQSSVTGRLGAAYNGAQYRQSSREVGVVELIASGMSNQQIAATRFTGETAVKNQINRIFPKPHSAGRSESITRRLGTAPAPGPAPQRGR; this is translated from the coding sequence ATGAGGCGGGTGACCGGGATGCTCTGGATGAACCGGATGCGAGACGCCGCTGCTCCCGCCCTCACCACCGCCTCCGTGGCGCTGGGGTACGCAGAGCGCCACGCCCAGCCATCGAGGGGCCCGTCTGCGAATCGCCCCGTACCGCACTCGCAGGGTCTTTCGCATGTGCAATTAGGTATGGGACAGTCTTCTGTGACCGGGAGGCTGGGTGCCGCCTATAACGGGGCGCAGTACAGGCAGAGTTCAAGGGAGGTGGGGGTCGTGGAGCTGATCGCGTCAGGAATGAGCAACCAGCAAATCGCCGCCACCCGCTTCACCGGCGAGACGGCCGTGAAGAACCAGATCAACCGGATCTTCCCCAAGCCGCACAGCGCCGGCCGAAGCGAGTCGATCACCCGCCGGCTGGGCACAGCCCCCGCCCCCGGCCCCGCCCCGCAGAGGGGAAGGTAG
- a CDS encoding DUF5936 domain-containing protein, translating into MDLLLALVVGLAVYGAIAGIRMYRADAKLPGDLAIALEVGSTRTGAVGSVIDRMGMRWAPAVLRMMGAKAVSKKRRQIDMAGNPGGLTIDRYAARRAVYGALGALGALTMLMRGQIFLAVLLVAFGIFWVEVGIWSAVRVRRDHIERTLPDFLDVLAVVVSAGLGFRQALERVAEKYEGPWADELRITLRQMDMGVSRREAFEELRRRNDSEQVAMFVTTLQQGEELGAPIVETLIQIANDMRRTDAQNARRKAAKAVPKATFAVTTFLLPGTLLLLTVGFVYGADVDFSFLGG; encoded by the coding sequence ATGGACCTGTTGCTCGCACTCGTGGTGGGACTCGCCGTGTACGGCGCGATCGCCGGCATCCGGATGTACCGGGCCGACGCCAAGCTCCCCGGCGACCTCGCCATCGCCCTGGAGGTCGGCTCCACCCGCACCGGCGCGGTCGGCTCCGTCATCGACCGGATGGGCATGCGGTGGGCCCCCGCGGTGCTCAGGATGATGGGCGCCAAGGCCGTCAGCAAGAAGCGCCGCCAGATCGACATGGCCGGCAACCCCGGCGGCCTCACCATCGACCGGTACGCCGCCCGCCGCGCCGTCTACGGGGCGCTCGGCGCGCTCGGTGCCCTGACGATGCTGATGCGCGGCCAGATCTTCCTCGCCGTCCTGCTGGTCGCCTTCGGCATCTTCTGGGTCGAGGTCGGCATCTGGTCGGCCGTCCGGGTCCGCCGGGACCACATCGAGCGCACCCTCCCCGACTTCCTCGACGTCCTCGCCGTCGTCGTCTCTGCGGGCCTCGGATTCCGGCAGGCCCTGGAACGCGTGGCGGAGAAGTACGAGGGCCCCTGGGCCGACGAACTCCGCATCACCCTGCGCCAGATGGACATGGGCGTCAGCCGTCGCGAGGCCTTCGAGGAGCTCCGCAGACGCAACGACTCGGAGCAGGTCGCGATGTTCGTCACGACACTCCAGCAGGGCGAGGAACTGGGCGCGCCGATCGTCGAGACGCTGATCCAGATAGCCAACGACATGCGCCGCACCGACGCCCAGAACGCCCGCCGCAAGGCGGCCAAGGCCGTCCCGAAGGCGACCTTCGCGGTCACCACCTTCCTGCTCCCCGGCACCCTGCTGCTGCTCACGGTCGGATTCGTCTACGGGGCCGACGTCGACTTCTCGTTCCTCGGCGGATGA
- a CDS encoding type II secretion system F family protein gives MTNLALLTIGVTLVCGVLGVVGLHAYAGGKADRDALLDRLSHPGQLPPGGRHRRFQGIDRRLRTTGLGRRIELKLTATGLEITPGEFFVYALIAMAGLWLAASSVLASFFGPVAALIGLWGTNAFLNWQRTKRTDRFINQLPELSRILANATQAGLALRTALAMAAEELDDPAGEELARVVRRLDVGESLDDALSELTDRLPSRELVVLVTTLVLSNRAGGMVVSSLRNLTETLEERKETRREVRTQLSQVTVTAYAVPGFGFAAMLLMNAVMPGALDRMTGALIGQAAVVVALILYAIGFVVIRRLSRIDV, from the coding sequence ATGACCAATCTCGCCCTCCTCACGATTGGCGTCACCCTCGTCTGCGGCGTACTCGGCGTCGTGGGTCTGCACGCGTACGCCGGCGGGAAGGCCGACCGCGACGCCCTCCTCGACCGCCTCTCGCACCCGGGCCAACTGCCGCCAGGGGGGCGCCACCGCCGCTTCCAGGGCATCGACCGCAGACTGCGTACGACGGGTCTCGGCCGCAGGATCGAGCTGAAACTCACGGCCACCGGGCTGGAGATCACGCCGGGCGAGTTCTTCGTCTACGCACTGATCGCCATGGCCGGGCTCTGGCTGGCCGCCTCCTCGGTCCTGGCCTCCTTCTTCGGCCCCGTGGCCGCCCTGATCGGCCTCTGGGGCACCAACGCCTTCCTGAACTGGCAGCGGACCAAACGCACCGACCGCTTCATCAACCAGCTCCCCGAGCTCTCCCGCATCCTCGCCAACGCCACCCAGGCCGGACTCGCCCTGCGCACCGCGCTCGCCATGGCGGCGGAGGAACTGGATGACCCGGCGGGCGAGGAGCTGGCCCGGGTCGTGCGCCGGCTCGACGTGGGCGAATCGCTGGACGACGCGCTGAGCGAGCTGACCGACCGGCTGCCGTCGCGCGAACTCGTCGTCCTCGTCACCACCCTCGTCCTGTCCAACAGGGCCGGCGGCATGGTCGTCAGCTCGCTGCGCAACCTCACCGAGACGCTGGAGGAGCGCAAGGAGACCCGGCGCGAGGTCAGGACCCAGCTCTCCCAGGTGACCGTCACGGCCTACGCCGTCCCGGGGTTCGGCTTCGCCGCCATGCTCCTGATGAACGCCGTGATGCCCGGCGCGCTCGACCGGATGACGGGCGCGCTGATCGGCCAGGCCGCGGTCGTCGTCGCGCTCATTTTGTACGCGATCGGATTCGTAGTGATCCGCCGCCTGTCCCGCATCGACGTCTGA
- a CDS encoding CpaF family protein, whose protein sequence is MSLRARITAPDEHRGGREDGHMVASYRAKLLEEIDLAEMSSLAAADRRARLERVLGHIISREGPVLSTVERAQLIRRVVDEALGLGILEPLLEDASITEIMVNGPDQIFVERGGRVEQLPMRFGSHEQLMQTIERIVSTVNRRVDESNPMVDARLPSGERVNVIIPPLSLTGATLTIRRFPRSFTLPEMIGFGSLDEQMLLLLSGLVQAKLNIIVSGATGTGKTTLLNALSGLIPDHERIVTIEDSAELQLQQNHVIRLESRPANVEGKGQVTIRDLVRNSLRMRPDRIVVGEVRGGESLDMLQAMSTGHDGSLATVHANSAEDALMRLQTLASMSEIKIPFEALHDQINSAVDVIVQLTRHADGSRKVSEIAMLDSHGRDNYRIVSVARFDARPMAADGRVHGRFQYLPLPRKAAERLYMAGQPIPQAFGVATSEEQLATREAK, encoded by the coding sequence ATGAGTCTGCGGGCACGCATCACCGCCCCCGATGAGCACCGAGGGGGCCGGGAGGACGGCCACATGGTCGCCTCCTACCGGGCCAAGCTGCTGGAGGAGATCGACCTCGCGGAGATGTCCTCGCTGGCCGCCGCCGACCGGCGGGCCCGCCTCGAGCGCGTACTCGGCCACATCATCAGCCGCGAGGGCCCGGTCCTCTCGACCGTCGAACGCGCCCAGCTGATCCGCCGGGTCGTGGACGAGGCACTCGGCCTCGGTATCCTCGAACCACTGCTGGAGGACGCGTCCATCACCGAGATCATGGTGAACGGACCCGACCAGATCTTCGTGGAGCGCGGCGGCAGGGTCGAACAGCTCCCGATGCGCTTCGGCTCGCACGAACAGCTGATGCAGACCATCGAACGCATCGTCTCCACCGTCAACCGCCGCGTCGACGAGTCGAATCCGATGGTCGACGCCCGCCTCCCCAGCGGGGAGCGCGTCAACGTGATCATTCCGCCGCTCTCGCTGACCGGTGCGACGCTCACCATCCGGCGGTTCCCCCGGTCCTTCACCCTTCCGGAGATGATCGGCTTCGGCTCGCTCGACGAGCAGATGCTGCTCCTGCTCTCGGGGCTCGTCCAGGCCAAGCTCAACATCATCGTCTCCGGCGCCACCGGTACCGGTAAGACCACCCTCCTCAACGCGCTCTCCGGGCTGATCCCTGACCACGAGCGCATCGTCACCATCGAGGACTCCGCCGAGCTCCAGCTCCAGCAGAACCACGTCATCCGGCTGGAGTCCCGCCCGGCGAACGTCGAGGGCAAGGGCCAGGTCACCATCCGCGACCTGGTCCGCAACTCCCTGCGCATGCGCCCCGACCGCATCGTCGTCGGTGAGGTCCGCGGCGGCGAGTCGCTCGACATGCTCCAGGCGATGTCCACCGGCCACGACGGCTCCCTCGCCACCGTGCACGCCAACAGCGCCGAGGACGCGCTGATGCGGCTGCAGACCCTGGCCTCGATGTCGGAGATCAAGATCCCCTTCGAGGCGCTGCACGACCAGATCAACAGCGCCGTCGACGTGATCGTCCAGCTCACCCGGCACGCCGACGGTTCCCGCAAGGTCAGCGAGATCGCCATGCTCGACTCGCACGGCCGGGACAACTACCGCATCGTCAGCGTGGCCCGCTTCGACGCCCGGCCGATGGCCGCCGACGGCCGGGTCCACGGCCGGTTCCAGTACCTCCCGCTGCCCCGGAAGGCCGCCGAGCGCCTCTACATGGCCGGCCAGCCCATCCCGCAGGCCTTCGGGGTCGCCACGTCCGAAGAACAGCTCGCCACCCGAGAGGCCAAGTAG
- a CDS encoding TadE/TadG family type IV pilus assembly protein: MTGNGRRPRRERGQVAIEYLGFIPLLLLVGLCAIQLGIAAYTVNQAGTAARVAARTAGQDEPEAGSPEQAGSNAISGWLADGLSWSSSGGGNDVTYTADVDIPSVIPGLSSLGTATRSSTMPRD, from the coding sequence ATGACCGGGAACGGGCGGAGGCCCCGTCGTGAGCGCGGCCAGGTCGCCATCGAGTACCTGGGGTTCATCCCGCTGCTGCTGCTGGTCGGCCTCTGCGCCATCCAGCTCGGCATCGCCGCGTACACCGTCAACCAGGCGGGCACCGCCGCGCGGGTCGCGGCCCGGACGGCCGGGCAGGACGAGCCCGAGGCCGGATCGCCCGAACAGGCGGGCTCGAACGCGATCAGCGGCTGGCTCGCGGACGGCCTGAGCTGGAGCTCGTCGGGCGGCGGCAACGACGTCACCTACACCGCCGACGTGGACATCCCCAGCGTCATCCCCGGCCTCTCCTCACTGGGGACGGCCACACGCAGCTCGACCATGCCGCGCGACTGA
- a CDS encoding septum formation initiator, with product MTPLIILLLVALWQCALFGYTFSLASNAADMGARAGGGSQGDRAGACHRAADEDLPDAWRGGSIDCGDGGPGLYRARVHLDVPVLVPGVLDWGPTVTGEAASVKEG from the coding sequence GTGACGCCTCTGATCATTCTGCTGCTCGTCGCGCTCTGGCAGTGCGCCCTGTTCGGCTACACGTTCAGCCTGGCGAGCAACGCGGCGGACATGGGGGCACGGGCGGGAGGCGGATCGCAGGGGGACCGCGCGGGCGCCTGCCACCGGGCGGCCGACGAGGACCTGCCCGACGCCTGGCGGGGCGGCTCAATCGACTGCGGCGACGGCGGCCCCGGCCTGTACCGGGCCAGGGTCCACCTCGACGTGCCCGTCCTGGTGCCCGGCGTACTCGACTGGGGGCCGACGGTCACCGGTGAAGCGGCTTCGGTGAAGGAGGGCTGA
- a CDS encoding AAA family ATPase: MTTRILPAVGDADAARSVTTLLSQLPDAEPAAPVGDSTQLIDTLARLAGESLDELPEVVLVHERIGPVPALELIREVSLRFPAVGVVLITADASASLFSAAMDSGARGLATLPLGYEELANRVQSAAQWSVGVRRHLGVGGDVFTGPGGTVVTVSGAKGGVGTTVAAVQLALAAQASGRTVALVDMDLQSGDIASYLDVQFRRSIVDLAAISDISPRVLADAVFSHSTGVALLLAPGEGERGEEVSDRAARQIVTALRSRYETVVIDCGGQMSSANAAAIEMADTALLVTTPDVVAVRGAKRIVRMWDRLQIRKAEETTTVVNRFNRNTEIQPQLIQKITGTRMAGTAIPANFKELQSAVDAGRMHELDQKSVVKQALWALAGELGLVKLPAAPAGKEKYRADRGSIGRPRRRGDLAGRGRTD; the protein is encoded by the coding sequence ATGACCACGAGGATCCTCCCGGCCGTCGGTGACGCCGACGCGGCCAGATCCGTCACCACCCTGCTCAGCCAGCTCCCCGACGCGGAACCAGCGGCTCCGGTCGGTGACTCCACCCAGCTCATCGACACACTCGCGCGTCTCGCGGGCGAGTCGCTCGACGAGCTGCCCGAGGTGGTGCTGGTCCACGAGCGGATCGGACCGGTACCGGCCCTGGAGCTGATCCGCGAGGTGTCCCTGCGCTTCCCCGCCGTCGGGGTCGTCCTCATCACCGCCGACGCGAGCGCCAGCCTGTTCTCCGCGGCGATGGACTCCGGGGCGCGCGGCCTGGCCACCCTGCCGCTGGGTTACGAGGAACTGGCCAACCGGGTCCAGTCGGCAGCCCAGTGGTCCGTCGGCGTACGCCGGCACCTCGGCGTCGGCGGCGACGTCTTCACCGGTCCGGGCGGCACCGTCGTGACGGTCAGCGGCGCCAAGGGCGGGGTGGGGACGACCGTCGCGGCCGTGCAGCTCGCCCTCGCCGCCCAGGCCTCGGGACGGACGGTCGCCCTGGTCGACATGGACCTGCAGTCCGGGGACATCGCCTCGTACCTGGACGTGCAGTTCCGCCGCTCCATCGTCGACCTGGCGGCGATCAGCGACATCTCCCCGCGCGTCCTGGCCGACGCGGTGTTCAGCCACAGCACCGGGGTCGCGCTGCTCCTGGCCCCCGGTGAGGGGGAGCGCGGCGAAGAGGTCAGCGACCGCGCGGCCCGGCAGATCGTCACCGCACTGCGCTCGCGCTACGAGACCGTGGTCATCGACTGCGGCGGCCAGATGAGCAGTGCCAACGCCGCGGCGATCGAGATGGCCGACACCGCGCTCCTGGTCACCACCCCGGACGTGGTCGCGGTGCGCGGCGCGAAGCGGATCGTACGGATGTGGGACCGGCTCCAGATCCGCAAGGCCGAGGAGACGACCACGGTCGTCAACCGCTTCAACCGCAACACCGAGATCCAGCCGCAGCTGATCCAGAAGATCACCGGGACCCGCATGGCCGGGACGGCGATCCCCGCCAATTTCAAGGAACTCCAGAGCGCCGTCGATGCCGGGCGGATGCACGAGCTCGACCAGAAGAGCGTGGTGAAGCAGGCGCTCTGGGCGCTGGCGGGGGAGCTGGGCCTGGTGAAGCTCCCCGCAGCCCCGGCGGGCAAGGAGAAGTACCGCGCCGACCGGGGCTCGATCGGCCGTCCGCGCAGGCGCGGCGATCTCGCCGGCCGTGGCAGAACCGACTGA